In Halorientalis sp. LT38, a genomic segment contains:
- a CDS encoding DUF726 domain-containing protein, protein MSDQSGRERGSSSQINRRNVLRGIAAGGTAAVGLGAMTGSASAAEEQCLFAEDAPDDYPVVEKDEGVLGIGGEGFVENDVPEGEDEVLIYVHGYLEFFAGGAADQGYTLQKALRNNGYDHPTITYKYPTNSPNWWGTVDDAEQDGRDFASWLQDYRESNPETTIRMVGHSLGARTSLGCLDELVNELGEAPVESLTMLGAAIPRDAVTVDGEFGEAIANGAGQVTNYYSDGDDILDWIYEIGELGTEAVGAYGPPEGAETPDNYYDVDVNDEIDGHCIYYKPEEGIVDQVVENFDGVETGNGDDGGWLGGLF, encoded by the coding sequence ATGTCTGATCAATCAGGCAGGGAGAGGGGGAGCAGTTCGCAGATCAACAGGCGGAATGTCCTGCGGGGGATCGCCGCAGGCGGAACGGCGGCGGTCGGTCTCGGCGCGATGACCGGCAGCGCGTCCGCAGCGGAAGAGCAGTGTCTCTTCGCCGAGGATGCACCGGACGATTACCCGGTCGTCGAGAAAGACGAGGGCGTGTTGGGCATCGGGGGCGAGGGGTTCGTCGAGAACGACGTCCCGGAGGGCGAAGACGAGGTCCTGATCTACGTCCACGGGTACCTGGAGTTCTTCGCCGGCGGTGCGGCCGATCAGGGGTACACGCTCCAGAAGGCCCTGCGGAACAACGGGTACGACCACCCGACGATCACGTACAAGTACCCCACGAACAGCCCGAACTGGTGGGGGACGGTCGACGACGCCGAGCAGGACGGCCGCGATTTCGCCTCGTGGCTGCAGGACTACCGCGAGTCGAACCCGGAGACGACGATCCGGATGGTCGGCCACTCGCTCGGAGCGCGGACCTCGCTCGGCTGTCTCGACGAACTCGTCAACGAGCTGGGCGAGGCCCCGGTCGAGTCGCTGACGATGTTGGGGGCGGCCATCCCGCGCGATGCCGTCACCGTCGACGGGGAGTTCGGCGAGGCCATTGCGAACGGTGCCGGGCAGGTCACCAACTACTACAGCGACGGTGACGACATCCTCGACTGGATCTACGAGATCGGCGAACTCGGCACCGAAGCCGTCGGTGCCTACGGGCCGCCCGAGGGGGCCGAGACGCCCGATAACTACTACGACGTCGACGTCAACGACGAGATCGATGGCCACTGCATCTACTACAAACCCGAGGAGGGGATCGTGGATCAGGTCGTCGAGAACTTCGACGGCGTCGAAACCGGGAACGGGGACGACGGCGGCTGGCTGGGCGGGCTGTTCTGA
- a CDS encoding DUF726 domain-containing protein — protein sequence MAWLSLDAISMGADAPAEFPMIRDGELCGDFPADPNELLVYVHGWLDGVTGDAAAQANAVAEAVDHAGYDAAVVGFSYPANLPLWNPSKAIATRKGTQLAACVEAFIGEYTNTPVRIVSHSLGARTALSCLDTLAERNEKVRSLSLLGAAEDCDTVAEDGRWYDGVRDGADRVHNYHMRRDDTLSLLYRSAEFGNGALGDDGACGPTPDTYVDHDVGGCVHNHYTYLRESGGCLDQVIADFA from the coding sequence ATGGCATGGTTATCACTGGACGCGATATCGATGGGTGCGGACGCCCCGGCGGAGTTCCCGATGATCCGCGACGGGGAGCTGTGCGGTGACTTCCCGGCGGATCCGAACGAACTACTGGTGTACGTCCACGGGTGGCTCGATGGGGTCACCGGGGACGCGGCCGCACAGGCCAACGCCGTGGCCGAGGCCGTCGACCACGCCGGCTACGACGCCGCGGTAGTCGGGTTCAGTTACCCGGCGAACCTGCCGCTGTGGAACCCCAGCAAGGCGATCGCCACCCGGAAGGGGACGCAACTGGCCGCCTGCGTCGAGGCCTTCATCGGCGAGTACACGAACACCCCTGTCCGGATCGTCTCGCACTCGCTCGGTGCTCGGACGGCGCTTTCCTGCCTCGACACGCTCGCCGAACGCAACGAGAAGGTCCGATCGCTCTCGCTGCTGGGTGCCGCGGAGGACTGCGACACCGTCGCCGAAGACGGGCGCTGGTACGACGGCGTCCGCGACGGCGCCGACCGCGTCCACAACTACCACATGCGCCGCGACGACACGCTGTCGCTGCTCTACCGCTCCGCCGAGTTCGGGAACGGAGCGCTCGGCGACGACGGCGCCTGCGGGCCGACCCCCGACACCTACGTCGACCACGACGTCGGCGGCTGCGTCCACAACCACTACACCTACCTCCGGGAGAGCGGCGGGTGTCTCGACCAAGTCATCGCGGACTTCGCGTAA
- a CDS encoding DUF7260 family protein produces MPGTTHPLEPLQTARDRLRLLRRRAVDERDAFDQFCTRVEVVPTTEATDVPDPILSMTTATERGVSALRTSYRDTVLAVPHAVEPDVSLPAFDDLLPPGEAVELRWATRLTPALQTAIRDPATAEHERRVERIGAVDAELAALDRTEGLARDLLAVESGTDGSTADRSRLASLSRRCRRHTARRRATLAARDQDPESTALPADCYADLSVSDPVLSVLNAVADLLPASGADTS; encoded by the coding sequence ATGCCGGGCACGACGCACCCGCTGGAACCACTCCAGACGGCCCGCGACCGACTCCGACTCCTGCGCCGTCGCGCCGTCGACGAGCGCGACGCGTTCGACCAGTTCTGTACCCGCGTCGAGGTCGTCCCAACGACCGAGGCCACCGACGTGCCCGACCCGATCCTCTCGATGACGACAGCCACAGAACGGGGAGTTTCGGCCCTCCGCACGTCCTACCGCGACACCGTGCTGGCCGTCCCGCACGCGGTCGAGCCCGACGTCTCGCTCCCGGCCTTCGACGACTTGCTCCCTCCGGGCGAGGCCGTCGAACTGCGGTGGGCGACTCGGCTCACGCCTGCCCTGCAAACCGCGATCCGCGACCCTGCGACGGCCGAACACGAACGACGGGTCGAGCGCATCGGCGCCGTCGACGCCGAACTGGCGGCCCTCGATCGGACGGAGGGGCTGGCCCGGGACCTGCTCGCGGTCGAGTCCGGGACCGACGGCTCGACCGCCGACCGGTCGCGGCTGGCGTCGCTGTCCCGACGCTGTCGCCGTCATACCGCTCGCCGGCGGGCGACGCTCGCGGCTCGCGATCAGGACCCCGAGTCGACGGCGCTGCCGGCCGACTGCTACGCGGACCTGTCGGTCTCGGATCCCGTGCTGTCGGTCCTGAACGCGGTCGCGGACCTGCTCCCGGCGTCGGGCGCGGACACCTCGTAA
- a CDS encoding metallophosphoesterase family protein, producing MFYRSAPGPTLARLDGPTASRPTSLAVLADPHVTARGRGTWRVLHRTVQRARTAVTEANRLDVDGVVVAGDLTDGGAPHEFDRADALLAGADAPTLAVPGDHDVSGAGDDPGSAPATAFADRFADGRYPFVARIGGIDLVGIDTASGVATDGAAGVSAPQLDWLESILPGLERPVVVCHHPLADLDEAGTDAPGSRIENAQELARVLRDGGVELVLSGHRHWPGTGTIGGVREIVAPAVCSLPQAFLHLRIDAEGAIVDLIPLAERTGFEEAYAHARDDGRWLAERVDDGGLARFPLVDERSEPTAAADKRVTPGP from the coding sequence ATGTTCTACCGGAGTGCTCCGGGGCCGACCCTGGCACGGCTGGACGGGCCGACGGCGTCGAGACCGACCAGTCTCGCCGTGCTCGCGGATCCACACGTCACCGCGCGGGGGCGCGGGACGTGGCGGGTCCTCCACCGAACCGTCCAGCGCGCCCGGACGGCCGTCACGGAGGCGAACCGACTCGACGTCGACGGGGTGGTGGTGGCGGGCGACCTGACCGACGGCGGGGCACCGCACGAGTTCGACCGAGCCGACGCGCTGCTCGCGGGGGCCGACGCACCGACCCTCGCGGTCCCGGGCGATCACGACGTCTCGGGTGCCGGCGACGACCCCGGGAGCGCACCCGCGACGGCCTTCGCCGACCGCTTCGCCGACGGCCGATACCCCTTCGTCGCGCGGATCGGCGGGATCGATCTGGTTGGGATCGACACAGCGAGCGGCGTCGCGACCGACGGGGCCGCCGGGGTTTCGGCACCGCAACTGGACTGGCTGGAGTCGATCCTCCCGGGTCTCGAACGCCCGGTCGTCGTCTGCCACCACCCGCTCGCAGACCTCGACGAGGCGGGAACTGACGCGCCGGGGAGCCGGATCGAGAACGCCCAGGAACTGGCGCGCGTCCTCCGCGACGGCGGCGTCGAACTGGTGCTCTCCGGCCACCGCCACTGGCCGGGCACCGGAACGATCGGTGGCGTCCGCGAGATCGTCGCGCCGGCGGTCTGCTCGCTCCCGCAGGCGTTCCTCCACCTCCGGATCGACGCCGAGGGTGCGATCGTCGACCTGATCCCGCTGGCCGAACGCACCGGCTTCGAGGAGGCCTACGCGCACGCCCGCGACGACGGACGCTGGCTGGCCGAGCGGGTCGACGACGGCGGGCTGGCCCGCTTCCCGCTGGTCGACGAACGGTCCGAGCCGACCGCTGCCGCAGACAAGCGCGTCACCCCGGGGCCCTGA